In Paenibacillus sp. FSL R7-0345, a single window of DNA contains:
- a CDS encoding MarR family transcriptional regulator → MALRQLRKAHVHQAVDGHKPSEMTLLICLARKSRSPEEGLKVSEISRLLGITPPTVTQLINSLEAKDMVERQPDPSDRRVVRIRLTEQGRIVTRKARNHMDASLGKLVEYLGEEESNLLADLLMKVQTFVEENPRPDLDLLQTNGDEKID, encoded by the coding sequence ATGGCCCTGCGGCAGCTGCGCAAAGCACATGTGCATCAGGCTGTAGACGGGCATAAGCCGAGTGAAATGACTTTACTGATATGCCTCGCCAGAAAATCCCGCTCGCCGGAGGAAGGGCTCAAGGTTTCCGAAATCAGCCGTCTGCTGGGAATCACGCCCCCCACGGTTACGCAGCTGATTAACAGCCTTGAGGCCAAAGACATGGTAGAGCGTCAGCCGGACCCCTCCGACCGCAGAGTGGTGCGGATCCGCCTGACTGAGCAGGGCAGGATTGTAACCAGAAAAGCGCGAAATCATATGGACGCCTCACTGGGCAAGCTGGTGGAATATTTGGGTGAAGAAGAGAGCAACCTTCTAGCAGACTTGCTGATGAAGGTGCAGACTTTTGTCGAAGAGAATCCGCGGCCTGATCTGGACCTGTTACAAACGAACGGAGATGAGAAGATTGATTAA
- a CDS encoding DNA-binding protein, whose product MENKLTTLRSAIEENLSRSGYNLASFAKVSGLNRGSLSAILHGHPPKPVSLGQLDTLTEALGYPEGWFYPLYVDECFSEEKISRRRVEPFLVRCAITGRQQCIDESISRIMEYQKPLDVIYSVAEKLFACGKIQESKPFYKIIVEHEQDGYSERMAISQYRLFKALGTVADTEDMLRGVIAFEPFRGRLPEHLQLDGLLKLANVCYSLHRWDDMGKYADELRSLATGTYREQLRQKAGRRSGELQLLRPLVLYYGHGHLMKATSLTKQGKYEEAITFTNLYADLGWFEVLDEEGKRLVDAFRSYAVGNRYTLELLKGNITVLSDYIAYLEEYPSEVLAGLLSILEAANRFGFSADHVLERFSKEMTGFDRFKDYINIDRIYRLGYQLAAYYLERGQAQRGVTYILQCLKTAVLLNSARDMIECVALFEANRGQASRQQLQRYSELIRGLGPQKEPAEEGRLLSGTTERSI is encoded by the coding sequence GTGGAGAACAAGCTGACAACATTACGTTCTGCAATTGAGGAAAATCTGTCCCGCTCCGGATACAATCTCGCTTCGTTTGCGAAAGTGTCCGGCCTTAACCGCGGCAGCCTGAGCGCTATTCTCCATGGCCATCCCCCCAAGCCGGTTTCGCTCGGCCAGCTGGATACCTTAACAGAGGCTTTAGGATATCCGGAAGGATGGTTCTACCCGCTTTATGTGGATGAATGCTTTAGTGAGGAGAAGATCTCGAGGCGCAGAGTGGAACCCTTTCTGGTCCGCTGTGCTATCACTGGCCGGCAGCAGTGTATAGATGAAAGTATAAGCCGGATTATGGAATACCAGAAGCCGCTCGATGTCATCTATTCGGTTGCAGAGAAGCTATTTGCCTGCGGAAAAATTCAGGAATCCAAACCTTTTTATAAAATCATTGTGGAGCATGAGCAGGACGGCTACTCTGAAAGGATGGCTATCAGCCAATACCGCCTCTTCAAGGCACTGGGAACTGTTGCTGATACGGAGGACATGCTGCGGGGGGTCATTGCTTTTGAGCCGTTCCGCGGGCGTCTGCCGGAGCATCTGCAGCTTGACGGGCTGCTGAAGCTGGCCAATGTCTGTTATTCCCTGCACCGGTGGGATGATATGGGGAAATACGCCGACGAGCTCAGAAGCCTGGCAACCGGGACTTACCGGGAGCAGCTGAGGCAGAAAGCCGGCAGGCGAAGTGGGGAGCTGCAGCTGCTGCGGCCGCTCGTGCTGTATTACGGCCATGGGCATTTGATGAAGGCGACTTCGCTTACCAAACAGGGGAAGTATGAGGAGGCTATAACCTTTACCAACCTGTATGCTGACCTTGGCTGGTTCGAAGTGCTGGATGAGGAGGGGAAGCGCCTTGTTGATGCTTTCAGGTCGTATGCCGTCGGTAACCGCTATACACTGGAGCTCTTAAAGGGAAATATTACGGTTCTGTCGGATTATATCGCCTATTTGGAAGAGTATCCTTCTGAAGTGCTGGCCGGTCTGTTGAGCATTCTGGAGGCGGCCAACCGCTTTGGTTTCTCTGCCGATCATGTGTTAGAGCGGTTTTCCAAGGAAATGACCGGCTTTGACCGGTTCAAGGATTATATCAATATTGACCGCATATACCGGCTCGGCTATCAGCTGGCTGCGTATTATCTGGAACGGGGACAGGCTCAGCGGGGAGTCACTTATATTCTCCAATGCCTCAAAACGGCAGTTCTGCTAAACAGCGCCCGGGATATGATTGAATGTGTGGCTTTGTTTGAAGCTAACCGCGGACAGGCGTCCAGGCAGCAGCTGCAGCGATACAGCGAGCTTATCAGAGGGCTGGGGCCGCAAAAGGAACCGGCTGAAGAGGGGCGCCTGCTCTCCGGCACAACAGAACGCTCCATTTGA